The following proteins are encoded in a genomic region of Microtus ochrogaster isolate Prairie Vole_2 chromosome 5, MicOch1.0, whole genome shotgun sequence:
- the LOC101999025 gene encoding olfactory receptor 145-like produces MALVNGSSVTEFILLGLTDQPDLQMPLFLIFLITYMITAFGNLALIILIVLNPYLHKPMYFFLFNLSFIDLCYSSLITPKMLMNFILEKNIISYMGCMTQFYFFGFFAISECYVLTAMAYDRYVAICNPLLYSAVMSPKTCSYLILGSYFMGLSGAMIHTGCVLRLTFCDANTIDHYFCDLLPLLQLSCTSTYANEIELFIVTGKDIIVPTVIIFTSYGFILSSILKIRSTEGRSKAFSTCSSHIIAVSMFFGSSAFMYLKPSSAVSMGEAKFSSIFYSIVVPMMNPLIYSLRNKDVKVALKKTLNRIFSHNLLFF; encoded by the coding sequence ATGGCTCTGGTAAATGGTTCTTCAGTAACTGAATTCATTCTCTTGGGGTTAACAGACCAGCCGGACCTCCAAATGccccttttcttaatttttctaataACATATATGATAACTGCATTTGGAAATTTGGCTTTGATCATTTTAATTGTGTTAAATCCTTACCTTCACAAacccatgtactttttcctctttaactTGTCCTTCATAGATCTCTGTTATTCATCTTTGATCACACCCAAAATGCTAATGAACTTTATACTAGAGAAGAACATTATCTCTTACATGGGATGCATGACCCAATTCTACTTCTTTGGCTTTTTTGCCATTTCTGAATGTTATGTGCTGACAgcaatggcctatgatcgctatgtGGCTATTTGCAATCCACTCTTGTATAGTGCTGTCATGTCTCCAAAGACATGTTCCTATCTAATACTTGGTTCATACTTCATGGGACTTTCTGGTGCCATGATCCACACTGGTTGTGTCCTGAGACTAACCTTCTGTGATGCAAACACCATCGATCACTATTTCTGTGATCTTCTCCCTTTACTGCAGCTGTCTTGTACCAGTACTTATGCCAATGAGATAGAGCTATTCATTGTGACAGGAAAAGACATCATTGTGCCCACAGTCATCATCTTTACCTCTTATGGCTTCatcctctcctccatcctcaaAATAAGGTCCACTGAAGGCAGGTCTAAAGCCTTCAGCACGTGCAGTTCCCATATAATTGCTGTTTCTATGTTCTTTGGATCAAGTGCATTTATGTATCTCAAACCTTCTTCAGCTGTATCTATGGGTGAGGCAAAGTTCTCTTCCATATTTTACAGCATTGTGGTTCCTATGATGAACCCTTTAATCTACAGCTTGAGGAACAAAGATGTCAAAGTTGCCttgaaaaaaaccctaaacagAATCTTTAGTCACAATCTACTGTTTTTTTAA